Below is a window of Littorina saxatilis isolate snail1 linkage group LG2, US_GU_Lsax_2.0, whole genome shotgun sequence DNA.
ttgctgtaataatcatgctttttgtctttcctgggtgcactatcataacattctggttacaccaactgttgacttcattcagactagactgtaaggaaatttcaatttcttgaacagtcctacagcttgtgtgaagcgtcgaatcatctgcaaaaaattccgttttaactttggaattagatatatgaaaagggaggtcattaatgaatacacaaaacaaaataggccctaaaactgacccctgggggactccactctttaaacatcctttgggagatgttttaccgtttatagaaacatactgtgttctgttgacaagatatgatttaaagaatgaacacgttgcgggattgttcacgtacaatgcgagtttatgtaaaagtaatgtgtgatctacaagatcaaaagctttcttaaaatcaagaaatacagcccctgatatgtccgaacgattaattgccgatagccagttatcacatagtgatgaaagagctgtactacaggaatgtttcggacgaaacccagattgaaagttgtgaaataatttgcacctttccatgtagttcagaagattcttctggatgtgcttctctaaaggctttgataaaataggaagcaatgaaattggcctgaagttattagggtcagacacatctttatttttaggaagtggaacgacctttgccgttttaaatgcatcaggaaaaatatgtgaccctccaccacgaaatgagtcgcatgtcacctttgcatgattttcatatttttacatttttctaaagagttttttatgctctatccagtggtgaaaaccgttttagaaaagagcgaaaactgtttgagttataagcctgtgactaaggtgaccctcacactgttaccagacactccccggatttttattaagcctagcgcagaaccgcgcgaggtgacatgcgactcatttcgtggtggagggtcacatattttgtTCAATGCAAAGATTATACACAGACGTTAGGGATTCCACTATGTACGTTTAAAAGGGCATATCACTATGTGAGATAAAACGAGGCATTTTCACATAAAGTGTCGAACCTTCTCTTCAGCTACAATGCATGATCAGGCCACTGTTTGTTTTCGATGATAAGACCGGTCGGGAAATCGAAAACATTTTTTGTCTTGGCCTGCCACACACTGCCTTACTTTCTGGTCAACTCGTGGGAGCCATCCGCATGGTTGACGTAGCCGTTGGCACAGTACGGGGACTCGGGGGGACACTCCATGATCCATTCCACTTCATGCTCACACTGCCACTCCGAGCACACGTGGCAAGTTGCTGGGGACATTAGAGGTAGAGGATGTCATTtcatgttcattttcatttcaataATGTATtgcggaaagctagcagcaacacagtcgcgctacccaggtatttgcgcttatggcagaatgaccgaggtcttttacgtgccagaGTGGTGACACAGGGATGGGACATGGTAACCGTCTCTGAGTCGGCACACCATGTTGACCGGTGTCCGTCTGTAATGCAGTACAAGCTCCTATAACGACccctcccaagaacgacccctcccaagaacgacccctcccaagaacgaccccctcccccccccccccccccccccagaatgTAATACATCTACAAATTCTCACTGTGCAGAGAAAGGACCCAAGCTGGGTTTGTTTTTTAATATATGACCGAGTCGAGTTATGTTCTTGTGCTTTTTCAAAACCTGACAAGATCTGAAAAGCCTGACTGTTTACACGCGCCTATTTCCGATTATCtcaaagttcagtttcagtttcagtttcccCAGAGTATGAAAATAGATATAAGAAtgatgtctgtcagtctgtatgCCTGAATCTGATCATGACNNNNNNNNNNNNNNNNNNNNNNNNNNNNNNNNNNNNNNNNNNNNNNNNNNNNNNNNNNNNNNNNNNNNNNNNNNNNNNNNNNNNNNNNNNNNNNNNNNNNNNNNNNNNNNNNNNNNNNNNNNNNNNNNNNNNNNNNNNNNNNNNNNNNNNNNNNNNNNNNNNNNNNNNNNNNNNNNNNNNNNNNNNNNNNNNNNNNNNNNaactagcggcaggtagtttagattctttaacttcaaatcagctgataagtgtggaccatttaacatgattttagctgcccgacgatgtagagagtttaactttttcttgcgaatatcagagacgccatcccataGAGTTGATGCgcaattaatatgggataagatgtgggcatgataaaatagtattagtgttgcgatatcgacatattgctttaacttttatagcagaaacaaattcttggatactttttgacaaatataatgcacatgagattgccattttaattcttgatcgactatcacacccaaaacacgaagTTCCGTTtcctgctgaacaggttgtgattccagagaaagatttaacttaagagttcgtgactggtgtttttgtcttgctgtaataatcatgctttttacatttagtcaagttttgactaaatgttttaacgtagaggggggaatcgagacgagggtcgtggtgtatgtgtgtgtgtgtgtgtgtgtctgtctgtctgtctgtgtgtgtgtgtagagcgattcagactaaactactggaccgatctttatgaaatttgacatgagagttcctgggtatgatatccccggacgtttttttctttttttcgataaatgtctttgatgacgtcatatccggctttttgtaaaagttgaggcggcactgtcacaccctcatttttcaatcaaattgattgaaatgttggccaagcaatcttcgacgaaggcctgacttcggtattgcatttcagcttggtggtttaaaaattaattaatgactttgatcattaaaaatctgaaaattgcaaaaaaaatattttttttataaaacgatccaaatttacgttcattttatttttcatcattttctgattccaaaaacatataaatatgttatatttggattaaaaacaagctctgaaaattaaaaatataaaaattatgatcaaaattaaatttccgaaatcgttttaaaaactatttgatcttattccttgtcggttcctgattccaaaaacatatagatatgatatgtttggattgaaaacacgctcagaaagttaaaacgaagagaggtacagtaaagcgtgctatgaagcacagcgcaaccgctaccgcgccaaacaggctcgtcactttcactgccttttgcactagcggcggactacgttcagtttcattctgagttccacagcttgactaaatgtagtaatttcgccttacgcgacttgttgtctttcctgggtgcactatcataaaattctggttacaccaactgttgacttcattcagactagactgtaaggaaatttcaatttcttgaacagtcctacagcttgtgtgaagcgtcgaatcatctgcaaaaaattccgttttaactttggaattagatatatgaaaagggaggtcattaatgaatacacaaaacaaaataggccctaaaactgacccctgggggactccactctttaaacatcctttgggagatgttttaccgtttatagaaacatactgtgttctgttgacaagatatgatttaaagaatgaacacgttgTGGGATTGTTCGcgtacaatgcgagtttatgtaaaagtaatgtgtgatctataagatcaaaagctttcttaaaatcaagaaatacagcccctgatatgtccgaacgattaattgccgatagccagttatcacatagtgatgaaagagcCGTACTACATGAATGTttcggacgaaacccagattgaaagttgtgaaataatttgcacctttccatgtagttcagaagattcttctggatgtgcttctctaaaggctttgataaaataggaagcaatgaaattggcctgaagttattagggtcagacacatctttatttttaggaagtggaacgacctttgccgttttaaatgcatccggaaaaatattttgttcaatgcaAAGATTATACACAGACGTTAGGGATTCCACTATGTATGTTTAAAAGGGCATATTACTATGTGAGATAAAACGAGGCATTTTCACATAAAGTGTCGAACCTTCTCTTCAGCTACAATGCATGATCAGGCCACTGTTTGTTTTCGATGATAAGACCGGTCGGGAAATTGAAAACATTTTTTGTCTTGGCCTGCCACACACTGCCTTACTTTCTGGTCAACTCGTGGGAGCCATCCGCATGGTTGACGTAGCCGTTGGCACAGTACGGGGACTCGGGGGGACACTCCATGATCCATTCCACTTCATGCTCACACTGCCACTCCGAGCACACGTGGCAAGTTGCTGGGGACATTAGAGGTAGAGGATGTCATTtcatgttcattttcatttcaataATGTATtgcggaaagctagcagcaacacagtcgcgctacccaggtatttgcgcttatggcagaatgaccgaggtcttttgcgTACCAGAGTGGTGACACAGGGATGGGACATGGTAACCGTCTCTGAGTCGGCACACCATGTTGACCGGTGTCCGTCTGTAATGCAGTACAAGCTCCTATAACGACccctcccaagaacgacccctcccaagaacgacccctcccaagaacgacccctcccaagaacgacccccccccccccccccagaatgTAATACATCTACAAATTCTCACTGTGCACAGAATGGACccaagctgggttttttttttaatatatgacCGAGTCGAGGTATGTTCTTGTGCTTTTTTCAAAAGCTGACAAGATCTGAAAAGCTTGACTGTTTACACGCGCCTATTTCCGATTAtcttaaagttcagtttcagtttcattttCAGTTTCCCCCGAGTATGAAAATAGATATAAGAAtgatgtctgtcagtctgtatgCCTGAATCTGATCATGACGTTGCAGGATCCGCTCCACTTCAAGGCAACACTGCGGTTAAACACACAGACGACACATCGCTTGGTAGGCTAGAAGGTAGGCCTACAATCCGTTGGTTTTTTACCTGACCAAAACCGGCGCGGCAGTCTCTTTCCTTCCCATACGAAGCGTGTGACGTGCTATGCCCTTTTCACGTGCGTGAAAACAATTGATATCGCAACGGTACTCATAATTCTGTTGTCTCGGTCcctctttttgtctgtgtgtctgtctgtttacgCTTCTGTGTTCATTGTCGTGCAtgagtctctgtctctatctctgtctttgtctccttctgtttgtctctatctcagtctttgtctgtctgtccgtctctctgtctctctctgtatctgtctctgtctctctctgtctttctctgtctttctctctctctccctctctctgtctctctctctgtctgtctgtctgtctgtctgtctctctctctctctctctctctctctctctctctctctctctctctctctctctctctatctctctatctctctctcataaatgGTTCGAGGTATGCGAACATAACACACAGAATACTAGACACTCACTTGGTTTAGATGTCGTCGTTGTGGGTGTTGACGTCGTTGTTATGGGTGTTGATGTCGTCGTCGTTGGTCTAGATGTCGTCGTTGTTGGCTCCGATGTCGTCGTTGTTGGCTCCGATGTCGTCGTTGGTATGGACGTCGTCGTTGGCATGGATGTCGTCGTTGGAATGGACGTCGTCGTTGGCATGGATGTCGTCGTTGGCATGGATGTCGTCGTTGGCATGGATGTCGTCGTTGGCATGGATGTCGTCGTTGGCATGGATGTCGTCGTTGGCATGGATGTCGTCGTTGGCATGGATGTCGTCGTTGGCATGGATGTCGTCGGTTTGGCTGTAGGGGCTGTGTCTGCAAGAAAGGCAATATTTCGACAACAAGATAATGCATAATTATGACCAGGACATCAgcattgtgagtgtgtgtgtgtgtgtgtgtgtgtgcatgtatgtgtgtgtgtgtgtgtgtatgtgtgtgtatgtatgtgtgtgtgtgtgtatgtatgtaggtgtatgtgtgtgtgtgtatgtatgtgtgagtgtgtgtgtgtgtgtgtgagtgtgtgcgtgtgcgtgtgtatgtatgtgtgtgtgagtgtgtgtgtgtgtatgtatgtgtgtgtgtgtgtgtgtgtgtgtgtgtgtatactgtgtgtgtgtgtctgtgtgtttctatCTGTGTGAGATagtctgtgtttgtgcgtgcgtgcgtgcgtgcgtgcatgcacgcgtgcgtatgtgtgtgcaaaTGTGAGTGTGGgcggcggggaggggggggggggtgcgtacAAGTGTCTTGAGTCACCATCATCACTGTCATcatcaccaacaccaccacacCCAACACCCAGCATTATCATCAATGACAACAAGTGTCGTTACATTCTACTTTCAGCCACAGCCACGCTACGAGTCAGTTTCCACGCCATGCTGACCGCAGACTTCACCAGCACCGGAACTCTCACGCCGTTCACCGTCATCACCAACGAGGGGGACGCCTTCAGTGGAACATCAGGAATCTTCAGAGCACCACGGAGAGGAACATACTTCTTTGTGGCGTCAGCGGGAACAACCCGCAGTGACCAGTGGATTAGGTTGTCCCTGCTGAAAGGCTATGTGACCGTGTCACGGGCGTACACACAAGAGTATTCTAATTACAACACGATGGGATCGGTGCAGGCCACGCTAGCTGTACCTCGAGGCGGGTCAACATGTCTCGCTGCACAGCGATTCATCAAATACATTCTATGACTTCTACTCCACCTCGTTCACTGGGTTCCTGATCCGCGCCGACGACTAACGGAAGAAACGTCATCAGcagatccaaaaacaaagagactgccaacgttccaaaattccaAAAttccaaaatgtgtgtgtgtatgtgtgtgtgtgtgtgtgtgtgtgtgtgtgtgtatatgtgtgtgtgtgtgtcctgtgcgtacgtgcgtgcgtgcgtgcgtgcgtgcatgcgtgcgagtgtgcgtgCTCCTCCTACTCCTTCTACTACGactgcttctgctgctgctccatctcctcctccccccctccctcctcctacTACTACTGCcgttactactactactactacttctaccactactgctactactactactactgctactactgctgctgctgctgctgctgctgctgctgctactgctactaCGAAGGTGCTTTTAAATGAAAcagcaacattaacaacaacaacaagaacaacaaatacaacaacaacaaaacaccgccaccaccaccacaaccacaacaacaagaacaacttcttcttcttcttgcgttcgccgtcacaccatcagtttagtctgcgagacgaatgacgtcgtggcttccaggtcttgtctgctcccatagagtttggtgcggagagggactgatgctggccacactttgtctctgattggtttgagttgggggcatgtcattaagacatgttctggagtctggtcttccagaccacagggacaggttggtgatggggtcAGCTTCAGCTTCCTGAACATGTGGGCGTTGAGGCGACAGTGACCAGTTCGTAGTCGCATGATCACTACTTGCTGCCATCGTTCTAGGAGATGATATGCGTCTCTCGTGGATTGTGGTCGCATTGCTGCCTTCACGAGGGTTTTCTTTTCAGCGAAGCTGACTGGGTTGTCTGGTTGTTCCTCCCTGGCTCCGAGTTTGGCGagctcatcagctgtttcattgCCTGGAATTCCGCAGTGTGCTGGAACCCATTGCAGGACTACTCGTCGAGTCTTGGCAAGCTCCTGGAGTTTCTCCATCAGACGAGGAAGTTTGTTTCCTGCAAGGGCTTCCAGGGCAGACAGTGCATCGGAGAGGAAAACAACTTGGGGGCATTCGCTTTCCGAGTCATGAATCATGGAGGCTGCTTGCATGATGGCCTGAACTTCTGCTGCATAGTTTGAGCAGTACTTTCCTGTTGGTATCCCTGCTGTAGAAGTGTGCCCCTCAGGAGATCTGACAAGTACACCTGCTCCTCCATTGGCCACGGCGTTTGTTGCTGAACCGTCTGTATACGCGTGGATCCAGGCGTCTTCAGGGTACCGTTCAGCAATCATGGCGAGTGTTAGGGTGCGCCTGGCAGTGTCGTTCTGGGAATCTCTTGAGGTAACGTAGGGGACTGTGGTGGAGATGTGAAGATTCTTGTAGTCTTCATTCCATGGCTGCGGCAGATCTGAGAAGCTGATTGGTAGTGCTGATGTAGGTACAGAGGCTTGGTGCTCTCTGGCAAGTCTCTTGCTTTCATGTAAGAAGCTGCTGCGCTTGAGGCGGTTCTTTGTCAGGTTATCCATCCTCTTCTTCATCGGATGTGCAGGCAGGCACTTGAATTTCTCTGTCTGAACCATGACCTTGGCGTCTCTTCTCTGACTGAGGGGTTGAATGGCAGCAACTTCTTCCATGGCCTTTATTGGTGTGGATCTCATCGATCCAGTAATGATCCTGAGGGCTTGGTTTTGGACCCTGTCCAGTGTCTGCTGGTGGGTCTTCGCTGCTGTAGACCAAGCTGTGGAGCCATACTCAAGATGGGGCCTGACTGCTCCCTGGTAGACTCGCTTGAGTATCTCTTCGTTTGCTCCCCAGCTGGTTCCGGCTAGCTTCCGCATGATGGCAAGCTTGCGCCTGGCCTTTGCTTCAGCATTGTGGATGTGGGGTTTCCAGGTCTGTTTCTTGTCAAAAGTGACACCAAGATATGTTGCCTCgtacaagaacaacaaaaacaacaacatctacaacaacaacatctacaacaacaataacagcaacaacatttacgacggcagcaacaacaacatcaacaacataaacaaaacaaaaaagacaacatcaacaacaacaacaacaaaaaacaacaacaacaaacacaactcacGCTGCGGCTCGTCACAGGTACCGCATGTTTTTCGGCAGACCCGGTGTGTTTCGGGCAGACGACAGAAGTGGGACAGCTCTGGGCAGCGCGGGTCATCGTCCTCACAGGGCAGTGTGGCCAGAGCACGGTTAGTGTCGCACTGACCACACGTTTTTCTGCACGCCTTGATGATCTCTGGCTGACCACAGAAGTGCAATAATGCAGGACATCCCGAGTTTTCGTCCTCACAGGTCAGTTCCCGGGATGTAGACCCGATGGAGCTGGCTGATGCTAAAATGTGAAGATGAAGAAAGAGTTGATCTTGAGAAACACAAAGGAATGTAAGCGATCTCAATGCATGCGACATGTGCGATATACTAGACTCAAGGCTCAACTGGTTTACTGGTCCATGACCAAGGGGGAAGGGGATGTGGGTGGCTTCAGAATAacacaaaactcatcgaaatcGAACAACAGTGCACATCTGCGTACAGGTACCCCCGTTATTCACGATATAGTAATGAGAGGTATGCGGATCCACTCTCTCAATTACTCTGTTGCACGTGCCGTATGCATTGTAAGCGCTTACTTACCTTTctttctcagatcttaaaacAGCGCTCTGGGTTGTTTGTTTAAGATTCTTTGAAGAAACGGTTGATTTGAAGAATTCCAAGGGTAAGCCTACGTTATCCATCGACGACCAACAGCGCTCTGAGCGAATTATTTCATTTCTAACCAAACAAAATTGTTGCCATGattgtgcatgcgtgcgtgagtgtgtgagcgCGTGTGTTTTGTACCTACCAAGAATGATGCGTTGCAAGGAGCACGTCAAAGCAAAAACTAACAGCAGTCCTGAAACGAAACAACAAACATTAACACAAGATTAGAACATTTACCCGGAGTACCTCAAATTCATCGAACTTCAAGAATGATTTGCTGGctaatactactactaccaagaaaaaaaaagaacaagaacaagaagataacaagtcgcgtaaggcgaaaatacaacatttagtcaagtagctgtcgaactcacagaatgaaactgaacgcaatgcaatgtttcagcaagaccgtagcatcgtcagtccaccgctcatggcgaaggcagtgaaattgacaagaagagcggggtagtagttgcgctgagaaggatagcacgcttttctgtacctctcttcgttttaactttctgagcgtgtttttaatccaaacatatcatatctatcagggccggactaccgggggggttatgggggttgcgcaaccccccccccccccccctagcctgaacatgtaccttacttatttaaaacattttttattattgcttattttatgccgtttcatgcaaggagcgaccattttcttacctcagaatatgacctacccatcagcttcagggggcgaagccccctgacccccacaaggggctctgccccttgaccccgcccaggggcggacgaggggggtgggtgggttctagggtttccggacccaccttataaatataaaaatataaaaatattgaatgaggtatgcatttctttattttacattgagtttcaattttgggggttataatcagtgacaaaatctgctgcctgaaactggtaatgatcatcctcagaatgcaccagattgcaccattttgcatcctttttttcaaaattttccgggggagcatgcccccggacccccctagcaagctaggcgcttcgcgccgtcggctcggcgcttcgcaccttcacacccatatcttcacaatatacttttcaaatcccccccccccccccccaataaaatgaactgatccgccactgccgccaggggggatatccccctggaccacctctagcaacccccctcccctcctcttagcctagtccggccctgtctatatgtttttggaatcaggaaccgacaagaaataagatgaaagtgtttttaaattgatttcgaaaaaaaaatgttgatgataatttttatatttttaattttcagagcttgtttttaatccaaatataacatatgtatatgttttgggaatcagaaaatgatggagaataagatgaacgtaaatttggatcgtttcataatttgttattttttttacaatttttagatttttaatgaccaaagtcattaattaatttttaagccaccgagctgaaatgcaataccgaggtcagggcttcgtcgaagattacttgaccaaaatttcaaccaatttggttgaaaaatgagagcgtgacagtgccgcctcaactttcacgaaaagccggatatgacgtcatcaaagacatttatcgaaaaaatgaaaaaaacgtctggggatttcatatccaggaactctcatgtcaaatttcataaagatcggtccagtagttttctctgaatcgccctacacacacacacagacacacatacaccatatgaccctcgtctcgattcccccctctacgttaatacatttagtcaaaacttgactaaatgtaaaaagacaaagaaaagaaaacatgtgCTTTACCTTGTACTATACTTCCCACAGTAGTTGCCATGATAAATTGTGAAGACTGAACCCAAACGTTAACAAATCGTTGCCTTTACACTGCGATAAAGCTGCTGTGGACTTtaaattcaaagaaaacaacacAAGACGCTGGAACTAGCAGAGGAATGTGCCCCGAATGTGCTCGTTTCTGGCAAAGCATGTGTTAGCGCAACATCGTCGAACGACTGGGAACCGTTTTCGAAACCCAGTTTTGTAATCTTACTTTTGGACTACAATCCCAACGCAGATAAGACTTCTTTGTGAAAGGTTTAAGTCaaagcacaggcggaaggtatcgtccactggactactactatcacagaaagactacaaggtacgtctctcaccttcgagtcttctgtgttcttggagtcgcttcctggggaaaaatattgttcaagacggtttgcctcttcctacagtctgtgtacatgtaaggtcaaataaatacagttgaatgattgtttgaactgtatgtacctttaattttcagcttccgtcccttgcaggttgtttttaaccatcatttggacgaatcttcgtttgcgagccgctaatatccacttcgtttcaaatcatgcatccgcaccgaatatgcataccagcgctcattggttaataacaggatattcgatgattattttcccgtgggtagcttccctttgctgcacaatatttacatatgttttagaccaatgagcgctggtatgcatattcggtgcggatgcatgatttgaaacgaagtggatattagcggctcgcaaacgaagattcgtccaaacaacctgcaagggacagaagctgaaaattaaaggtacatacagttcaaacaatcattcaactgtatttatttgaccttacacagactgtaggaagaggcaaaccgtcttgaacaatatttttccccaggaagcgactccaagaacacagaagactcgaaggtgagtgacgtaccttgtagtctttctgtgatagtagtagtccagtggacgataccttccgcctgtggtcaaaGATCATAAATTTAGCCGCAAAACCTGAAGCGATGAAAATTGCTTGGCGTTCTTAAGTGTACAGCTCAGTTAGTGTTTGCTTTGTTGACCTCGTATCAAATACATCAAGAAGAATTGATGGGCGCACTTACAAAAGGGGTTACAGGAACGTACAGATTTATGGTACATAGAGTCACTGGACGTTCCTATCTGTGAATTCGGTTTGCACCCAATTACACGCAGTATTTTACACCGAAGTGAAGTACCAGTTCACAATAGTCTGCCtcagaaaaaaaattgaagCGATCTTGACCTTAAAGATGCTTTTATTACCGTGTCGTCCATTTTCTCAATCACTATAGATTCCTTCACGCTGTTACATGGAATGAAAGAGCACATTTCCACGTGAAAACACACTTGAAACGTACAGCTAAATGATAGCTACATTTATGTGCAGTGTGAGAATGTTTTGCCAAATTTCAATTTGCATAAATGTTCATGCAACGGGCAGGACGTCAGTTAGACAGAAAGGTAGTCATACAGACaggtatacagacagacagacagacagatcaatcaatcaatcaatatgaggcttatatcgcgcgtattccgtgggtacagttctaagcgcagggattttttttattctttttatttttttatgcaatttatatcgcgcacatattcaaggcgcggggatttatttatgccgtgtgagatggaattgttttacacaatacatcacgcattgacatcggccagcagatcgcagccatttcggcgcatatcctacttttcgcggcttattattccaagtcacacgggtattttggtggacatttttaccctggaccc
It encodes the following:
- the LOC138960441 gene encoding salivary glue protein Sgs-3-like, whose translation is MATTVGSIVQGLLLVFALTCSLQRIILASASSIGSTSRELTCEDENSGCPALLHFCGQPEIIKACRKTCGQCDTNRALATLPCEDDDPRCPELSHFCRLPETHRVCRKTCGTCDEPQHTAPTAKPTTSMPTTTSMPTTTSMPTTTSMPTTTSMPTTTSMPTTTSMPTTTSMPTTTSIPTTTSMPTTTSIPTTTSEPTTTTSEPTTTTSRPTTTTSTPITTTSTPTTTTSKPTTCHVCSEWQCEHEVEWIMECPPESPYCANGYVNHADGSHELTRKTQYVSINATCHVCSEWQCEHEVEWIMECPPESPYCANGYVNHADGSHELTRKCAFQSECDDLMLGATVNSTQCQNWQPESIYLDDFDCFYCCTTDHCNRHSKPDPSTWYTGH